In Geopsychrobacter electrodiphilus DSM 16401, a single window of DNA contains:
- a CDS encoding YkgJ family cysteine cluster protein, whose translation MSSKFNCHCCGNCCLMLVDAYNGCVSNADMKRWQKQGRDDLLAWIETLDLGPGNQLHTAWIHPETGDDVERCPWLLYRINASGYLCGIEATKPDHCRAYPEHQRHASTTGCQGYCAEYVTSAPQERLHDES comes from the coding sequence ATGAGCTCCAAATTTAATTGCCACTGCTGCGGCAATTGTTGTCTAATGTTGGTCGATGCCTACAATGGCTGCGTCAGTAATGCAGACATGAAACGCTGGCAAAAACAGGGTCGGGATGACCTGCTCGCCTGGATCGAAACCCTCGACCTTGGCCCGGGCAACCAGTTGCACACCGCCTGGATCCACCCCGAAACCGGCGACGACGTTGAGCGCTGCCCCTGGCTGCTCTACAGAATTAACGCCAGCGGCTACCTCTGCGGTATCGAAGCGACCAAGCCGGATCATTGCCGCGCCTACCCCGAACATCAGCGCCACGCGTCAACCACCGGTTGTCAGGGGTATTGTGCGGAGTATGTCACATCCGCCCCACAGGAAAGGCTCCATGATGAGTCATAA
- the argS gene encoding arginine--tRNA ligase, whose translation MKLYVRTQLEQIIEKLKEQQVIPQELTPHFTVERTKDKSHGDFASNLALTLAKPAAANPRLLAEKIVALLPDDGAIRKVEIAGPGFINFFLDESWLSRQVSLALADPRLGVTTTEAPKVVVIDYSSPNLAKEMHVGHLRSTIIGDAVARTLEFLGHKVIRQNHVGDWGTQFGMLLALMELFRQQGREISMELSDLEGFYRQAKQEFDASVEFAERSRQLVVELQSGDKNCLMLWQEFLNISLSHCQKIYDRLGVGLTPAAIHGESAYNADLPLVIRDLDKAGLLTENQGAKCVFLEEYKGQDGNPMPMIVQKKDGGYLYATTDLAALRYRQNQLHADRILYFVDVRQSHHFQHLFSVARKAGFLAETTQVEHMGFGTVMGDDGKPFKTRSGSVAKLADLIDEAEKRARILVSEKNSEMSPDELDEIGRVVGIASIKYADLSKNRTSDYLFSFDNMISFEGDTGPYMLYAYTRVASIFRKAKLVEGTVSGEILLGEEIERELANQQIQFAEILNRVAERGTPHLLCAYLYELASTFSSFYKQCPVLTAEPEASRNSRLQLCLLTAKILKQGLSLLGIGTLERM comes from the coding sequence GTGAAATTATATGTCAGAACACAGCTTGAACAGATTATTGAAAAGCTTAAAGAACAGCAGGTTATCCCTCAAGAGCTAACCCCACACTTCACTGTTGAGCGGACCAAAGACAAGAGTCATGGCGATTTTGCCAGTAACCTGGCGCTGACCCTTGCAAAACCGGCCGCGGCAAATCCGCGTCTCCTCGCCGAGAAAATTGTCGCCTTATTACCTGATGACGGCGCCATCAGGAAGGTGGAAATTGCCGGGCCCGGCTTCATTAATTTCTTTCTCGATGAAAGTTGGCTTTCGCGCCAGGTCTCCCTGGCCCTTGCCGATCCGCGCCTGGGTGTGACTACAACCGAGGCCCCAAAAGTTGTCGTGATCGACTACTCTTCGCCAAACCTCGCCAAAGAGATGCACGTGGGTCATCTGCGTTCAACGATCATCGGTGATGCGGTGGCCCGCACCCTCGAATTTCTTGGTCATAAGGTTATTCGCCAGAACCATGTTGGGGATTGGGGAACGCAGTTCGGCATGCTGCTCGCGTTGATGGAGCTGTTTCGCCAGCAAGGTCGTGAAATCAGCATGGAGCTCTCTGACCTGGAAGGTTTCTATCGCCAGGCTAAACAAGAGTTTGATGCCTCGGTTGAATTTGCCGAGCGGTCTCGTCAGCTGGTCGTTGAACTTCAATCGGGCGACAAAAACTGTCTCATGCTCTGGCAGGAATTCTTAAATATTTCACTCAGCCACTGCCAGAAGATCTACGACCGACTTGGTGTCGGCCTGACTCCTGCGGCCATTCATGGTGAAAGTGCCTACAACGCCGATCTTCCGCTTGTCATCAGGGACCTGGATAAAGCAGGATTATTAACCGAAAATCAGGGCGCAAAGTGCGTTTTTCTGGAAGAATATAAGGGACAGGACGGCAACCCCATGCCGATGATTGTCCAGAAGAAGGATGGCGGATACCTTTACGCAACGACCGACCTAGCTGCCTTGCGCTATCGTCAGAATCAGCTGCATGCGGACCGCATTCTCTATTTTGTCGATGTTCGTCAATCTCACCATTTTCAGCACCTTTTCTCCGTCGCGCGCAAGGCGGGCTTTCTCGCCGAAACGACGCAGGTTGAGCATATGGGCTTTGGCACGGTCATGGGCGATGATGGCAAGCCTTTCAAGACCCGCAGTGGCAGCGTCGCCAAGCTGGCAGACCTGATCGACGAAGCGGAAAAGCGGGCCCGCATTCTGGTGTCTGAAAAGAACTCCGAAATGTCGCCCGACGAACTCGACGAAATCGGCCGGGTGGTCGGCATTGCTTCGATCAAATACGCCGATCTGTCTAAAAACCGCACCAGCGATTATCTGTTCAGCTTTGACAATATGATCAGTTTCGAAGGAGATACGGGGCCTTATATGCTCTACGCCTACACCCGCGTCGCCAGCATTTTCCGTAAGGCCAAACTTGTTGAAGGCACAGTATCCGGGGAGATTCTTCTCGGCGAGGAGATCGAGCGTGAACTCGCCAACCAGCAGATTCAGTTCGCAGAAATATTAAACCGGGTCGCCGAGCGCGGCACCCCTCACCTGCTTTGCGCTTACCTGTATGAATTGGCTTCGACTTTTTCAAGCTTTTACAAACAGTGTCCTGTTCTCACCGCTGAACCAGAGGCCTCGCGAAACAGTCGCCTGCAACTGTGCCTGCTGACTGCGAAAATTCTCAAGCAGGGGCTTTCTCTCCTCGGAATCGGCACTCTGGAGCGCATGTAA
- a CDS encoding RNA recognition motif domain-containing protein → MMSHKSKVKDIYVADISFEVVEEDLQKLFSVCGTVKAINMLKDDRTGHFNGRAFIRMASDAEAKEAINMLDGTRLINRCISVSAARDKPIIEPIEETAVKKSRRPRPGKGRRK, encoded by the coding sequence ATGATGAGTCATAAATCCAAAGTCAAAGATATTTATGTCGCAGATATTTCATTCGAAGTGGTCGAAGAAGATCTGCAGAAGCTCTTCTCCGTCTGCGGCACGGTCAAAGCGATTAACATGTTGAAAGATGACCGCACCGGGCATTTTAATGGTCGGGCGTTTATCCGGATGGCGAGCGATGCCGAAGCCAAAGAGGCGATCAATATGCTGGACGGAACGCGACTGATCAATCGCTGCATCAGCGTAAGCGCCGCACGCGATAAGCCGATTATTGAACCGATTGAGGAGACCGCAGTCAAAAAATCACGCCGCCCCAGGCCGGGGAAAGGGCGCCGTAAATAA
- a CDS encoding sigma-54-dependent transcriptional regulator: MEKILIVDDEAFIRENLERILADDGYRPQSTDSPDEAVRIVSEEEVGLVLLDLNLGNKSGLDVLRAIKEADPGVLVIIITGYGTVESAVAALKIGAYDYIKKPFKADAIHLIVKLALETQSLRRMVKRLAREEKDINMVGNSPALLQIFHQIREVAKHETATVLITGESGTGKELVAQAIHRLSPRVDKPFIEINCGSLPFNLLESELFGHERGAFTDAKTRKLGLFEESNNGSIFLDEIGEMDMGLQVKLLRVLEDRKIRRLGGNQNIDINVRIIAATNAELKDAIEAKQFREDLYYRLNVFPIHIPPLRERREDIPCLLENFLQRFSREFNKAIRSFSPDALDLMLRYHWPGNVRELRNVVERICIMHNVDEIKPAHLPREIWGEAPQSEVPFRFEIPPEGIVLDDVVCQVEKELITRAFSITGGNVAKTARILNVPRGTLRYKLEKYELS; the protein is encoded by the coding sequence ATGGAAAAAATTCTGATTGTTGATGATGAGGCGTTTATCCGGGAGAACCTTGAACGGATACTGGCGGATGACGGCTATCGGCCTCAGTCAACCGATTCTCCCGATGAGGCCGTGCGTATTGTCAGTGAAGAGGAGGTCGGTCTGGTCCTGCTCGACCTTAATCTGGGCAATAAAAGTGGTCTTGACGTTTTGCGAGCGATCAAGGAAGCCGACCCCGGAGTGCTTGTTATCATTATTACCGGTTATGGCACCGTAGAAAGCGCCGTCGCCGCGTTAAAAATTGGCGCTTATGACTACATAAAAAAACCGTTTAAGGCCGATGCGATTCATTTGATTGTGAAGCTGGCACTTGAAACACAATCGTTGCGGCGTATGGTCAAGCGCCTGGCCCGTGAAGAGAAAGATATCAACATGGTCGGAAATAGTCCGGCGCTGTTGCAGATCTTTCATCAAATCCGGGAGGTCGCCAAGCATGAAACAGCGACAGTTCTCATCACCGGCGAGAGCGGGACAGGTAAAGAACTTGTTGCCCAGGCCATTCATAGGCTCTCGCCTCGGGTCGATAAACCCTTTATCGAGATTAACTGTGGTTCCCTGCCTTTTAATCTTCTGGAAAGTGAGCTTTTTGGACATGAAAGGGGTGCATTTACCGACGCGAAAACCCGCAAACTTGGGCTTTTTGAAGAATCAAATAATGGGTCGATCTTTCTGGATGAAATCGGCGAAATGGATATGGGGCTGCAGGTGAAGCTCCTGCGCGTTCTCGAAGATCGCAAGATCAGACGATTGGGTGGAAATCAGAATATAGACATCAACGTGCGAATCATCGCAGCGACCAACGCCGAACTCAAAGATGCCATCGAAGCGAAGCAATTTCGCGAGGATCTTTATTATCGTTTAAATGTGTTTCCCATTCACATTCCACCTCTGCGCGAACGGCGTGAAGACATCCCCTGCCTGCTCGAGAACTTCTTGCAGCGCTTCAGTCGTGAGTTTAACAAGGCGATACGCTCTTTCTCACCTGATGCCCTGGATCTGATGCTGCGTTATCACTGGCCGGGGAATGTGCGCGAACTGCGCAATGTCGTTGAGCGGATCTGTATCATGCACAATGTTGATGAGATCAAACCCGCCCATCTTCCACGGGAAATCTGGGGAGAGGCTCCCCAAAGCGAGGTCCCTTTCCGTTTTGAAATCCCGCCGGAAGGGATAGTGCTGGATGATGTGGTTTGTCAGGTTGAAAAAGAGTTGATCACCAGGGCGTTTTCGATTACCGGCGGAAATGTCGCCAAAACCGCCCGTATTCTCAATGTGCCCCGGGGTACATTGCGCTACAAGTTGGAAAAATACGAACTCAGCTAA